A DNA window from Brassica napus cultivar Da-Ae chromosome C1, Da-Ae, whole genome shotgun sequence contains the following coding sequences:
- the LOC106383370 gene encoding uncharacterized protein LOC106383370 produces MPRLPGIFLCNSIYSNLNHVLWRAKEFAIPDNIIATVPWISWFIWKARNDKAFNGKDITPLETIHLAKSEAESWKLAQIIEKPHEEEAIVEEAVPRPPPPPIPKCTIDASWHKEDNLFGGGMILTTEDGVTTFGSFASNRVLTPLHAEFQTLLWAMKSSIQLDHSAVTRQTAFS; encoded by the coding sequence ATGCCGCGTCTTCCAGGGATATTCCTGTGTAACTCAATATATAGCAACCTGAACCACGTCCTATGGCGAGCAAAAGAATTTGCAATCCCGGATAATATCATTGCCACTGTCCCATGGATAAGTTGGTTCATATGGAAAGCTCGTAATGACAAAGCTTTCAACGGCAAGGACATCACTCCGCTGGAGACCATCCATCTTGCCAAGTCTGAGGCGGAAAGCTGGAAACTCGCCCAGATCATAGAGAAGCCGCACGAGGAGGAAGCTATAGTCGAGGAAGCTGTCCCACGACCTCCCCCACCGCCCATTCCAAAATGCACGATTGACGCCTCCTGGCACAAAGAAGATAATCTTTTTGGAGGAGGAATGATCTTGACGACAGAGGATGGGGTGACGACATTTGGTTCATTCGCTAGTAACCGTGTCTTAACCCCCCTACATGCGGAGTTCCAAACTCTACTGTGGGCCATGAAATCCTCTATTCAGTTAGACCATAGTGCAGTGACAAGACAGACTGCCTTCAGCTAG
- the LOC111201753 gene encoding uncharacterized protein LOC111201753: MWMANYDRLPTRNRLAAWGMTIATECPFCSRSIESRDHMFLRCEYSLDVWREVFVRCHPPVSSFTDWSELLSWIRAAVPAKLKLMRKLATQTVIFHLWKQRNNLIHNQISLHAASVFYFVDKEMRNIISARKHRKQLRSLMACWLK; encoded by the coding sequence ATGTGGATGGCCAACTATGACAGGTTGCCTACAAGGAACAGGCTAGCGGCTTGGGGAATGACCATTGCTACGGAGTGCCCCTTTTGTTCGAGAAGCATAGAATCCAGAGACCACATGTTCCTGCGTTGCGAGTACAGCCTTGATGTTTGGAGAGAGGTCTTCGTCAGATGCCATCCTCCAGTGTCAAGCTTTACGGATTGGTCAGAACTACTATCATGGATACGAGCTGCTGTGCCTGCGAAGCTGAAGCTCATGCGGAAGCTCGCTACTCAAACGGTCATCTTTCATCTTtggaaacaaagaaacaatTTGATCCACAACCAAATCTCACTCCATGCTGCATCAGTGTTCTATTTTGTCGATAAGGAGATGAGAAACATTATTTCAGCAAGGAAGCATAGGAAGCAACTCCGTTCGCTCATGGCTTGCTGGCTGAAATGA